The genome window GGCTCCCGAGCCTCAGGACGGGAGTCCCGGGGCACCAGGGCAGATGGAGGCTCAGAACCCCCTAGACCATGCCGCTGATCCCAGGAGTCATACAGGAGATGACCCCCTGAGGGGTAAGGGCTATGCCTCCCAGGGACCCAGGAAGGATTGGGGGTAGCTGGCGGGGAGGTAGTGGTGATGGGGTCCATTCTCAGTCTCCAGATTGCCCCAGATGTGGGACTGAGCAGTGGTGCCTGCAAGCCTGAAGCCTCAGCTCCGACTTGGCCTCCACACGCTTGGGCACACCGCACGGCTCAGGTGACAGGTAGAGAGAGGGTGGTGGCAAGCTGGCCAGGATGCCACCCTGGTGGGCCCACAGTCCCATGCTGGAGGGCCGGCCCGTTTGCTGGTAGAGCTCTCCCCAGCCTCGCCATGGGTACTTGGAATGTGGGAAGGACAGGTCATCTCCCTCCTCCAGCTAGGAGTTCAGGTCCTCCTGATCAAAGGAGGGCATCAACGGCAGCTGTGACTTCTTGTGACTGCAGTGTTGGCTGTGGAAGACTGAGCGGTTGTGGGGGAATTGTCTGTGGTTCTTTGGCCTCTGCTGGGCGCAGCAGGGGTGGTGACATTGTCTTAGGAGGTGGCGGAGGCAATGACCACTGCGGAGATGGTGGTTGGAGGAAAAGGAGTAGCAAATGGGCTGGGCTATCTCCACTTCTACAGGGTCCAGGGGGCAGTGGATGTGGACATCTTGGACCTTGGCTGAGGAGGGATCTTTGGAGAAACTGTCACAAACCTGCAAGATTTCATCTGGGGGAGGCAAGAGTCCATGAGGGCAGGGCAATTGTCAGGAGAGGTCAGGTCTGGGAACACTGGGGCTTGGGTTTCTAGGGCCGCAGTGGTGGCAGGGATGGGGGTCTCCTACCTCTCTAGCTGCCATACTTACTTTCCTGGTTAATCCAATAGATCGTCTTGTCTAAGGCATTCTGGAGCCCATGTCACATCTGCGGGTGGGGTGGGAGTGAAGGCCAGGCTCTCACCCCCCCTCCCAGCCAAGACTGCTCCTGCTCCCACCCTCAGCCCTCTTCACCCATAGGGGTGTTCCACAATCCTCACTG of Manis javanica isolate MJ-LG chromosome 4, MJ_LKY, whole genome shotgun sequence contains these proteins:
- the SPEM2 gene encoding LOW QUALITY PROTEIN: uncharacterized protein SPEM2 (The sequence of the model RefSeq protein was modified relative to this genomic sequence to represent the inferred CDS: inserted 3 bases in 2 codons; substituted 5 bases at 5 genomic stop codons) translates to MENQLWYDNLGCCNQYQENPLDAEDFLLLLLGLMVLVNIGINVATVMXHGLQNALDKTIYWINQENEILQVCDSFSKDPSSAKVQDVHIHCPLDPVEVEIAQPICYSFSSNHHLRSGHCLRHLLRQCHHPCCAQQRPKNHRQFPHNRSVFHSQHCSHKKSQLPLMPSFDQEDLNSXLEEGDDLSFPHSKYPWRGWGELYQQTGRPSSMGLWAHQGGILASLPPPSLYLSPEPCGVPKRVEAKSELRLQACRHHCSVPHLGQSGDXEWTPSPLPPRQLPPXPSWVPGRHSPYPSGGHLLYDSWDQRHGLGGSEPPSALVPRDSRPEAREPSSPQSHWRSSPAHAYSXPNRSPHPSLIPXGYSCRDPCEVRQXAAEWAEMLLARHLLTTSTSFTELGKASYHQAVPPSSSLCPLSSQPLPDVQATELPPPPFTFMPLSRNLVGNASCLVYDSLELKWQVQESRARASSLPPPSTSVSRPSLYRS